From Streptomyces sp. TLI_105, the proteins below share one genomic window:
- a CDS encoding WhiB family transcriptional regulator — MDWRHNAVCREEDPELFFPIGNTGPALLQIEEAKAVCRRCPVMEQCLQWALESGQDSGVWGGLSEDERRAMKRRAARNRARNASA, encoded by the coding sequence ATGGACTGGCGTCACAACGCCGTTTGTCGTGAGGAAGACCCCGAGCTGTTCTTCCCCATCGGCAACACCGGTCCTGCGCTGCTGCAGATCGAGGAAGCCAAGGCCGTCTGCCGCCGCTGCCCCGTCATGGAGCAGTGCCTGCAGTGGGCGCTCGAGTCCGGCCAGGACTCCGGCGTCTGGGGTGGCCTCAGCGAGGACGAGCGCCGCGCGATGAAGCGCCGTGCCGCTCGCAACCGGGCGCGTAACGCCAGCGCCTGA
- a CDS encoding TetR/AcrR family transcriptional regulator produces the protein MVTRQRGRPRSFDRLTALEQATMAFWEHGYETTSVADLTRAMGISAPSLYAAFGDKKTLFEEVVEAYALSYGAYGGRAFAEESTARAALGRMLREAAVLFTEPGHPHGCLMISAAVNCSTPEVEEALRARRNDNLAAFENHIRQDVETGELPPDTDPRALARLIGAVLQGMSLQARDGATAEELTAVAEAAMRAWPA, from the coding sequence ATGGTGACGAGACAGCGCGGCCGCCCCCGCTCCTTCGACCGGCTCACGGCCCTGGAGCAGGCGACGATGGCCTTCTGGGAGCACGGCTACGAGACGACCTCCGTCGCCGACCTCACCCGCGCCATGGGCATCAGCGCGCCCAGCCTCTACGCGGCCTTCGGCGACAAGAAGACGCTGTTCGAGGAGGTCGTCGAGGCGTACGCGCTCAGCTACGGGGCCTACGGCGGCCGTGCCTTCGCCGAGGAGTCGACCGCCCGCGCCGCCTTGGGGCGCATGCTGCGTGAGGCCGCCGTGCTCTTCACGGAGCCCGGCCATCCGCACGGCTGCCTGATGATCTCCGCGGCCGTGAACTGCTCGACCCCGGAGGTCGAGGAGGCCCTGCGGGCCCGGCGGAACGACAATCTGGCCGCGTTCGAGAACCACATCCGCCAGGACGTGGAGACGGGCGAGCTCCCGCCGGACACCGATCCGCGCGCGCTGGCCCGGCTGATCGGCGCCGTGCTCCAGGGCATGTCCCTGCAGGCCCGCGACGGGGCGACGGCGGAGGAGCTGACGGCGGTGGCGGAAGCGGCGATGCGGGCCTGGCCGGCCTGA
- a CDS encoding family 2B encapsulin nanocompartment shell protein: MSVGSVGDEVRAEQQAPQQSLGTAAARNLATTTKSAPQMQEITSRWLLRTLPWVQVQGGTYRVNRRLSYSVGDGRVTFVQTGERVAVIPAELGELPALRGYEDEAALTELAARCTQREYAAGETIAVAGAPTDRVYLLAHGRIEQIGEGPYGDEAVLGVLADGAYLGEDALLQEDATWDWTARAATACTVLELTRDDVRNLAERAGSLAAHLAGVASAPDRSTNTYGEAAIDLSAGHVGEAVVPHTYVDYDASPREYELSVAQTVLKVHSRVADLYNQPMNQTEQQLRLTVEALRERQEHELVNNKEFGLLSNCDYGQRLQPHDGVPSPDDMDELLSRRRGSKMFLAHPRAIAAFGRELNKRGLVPETIEIAGNRIPTWRGVPIYPCNKIPVSDARTTSIICMRTGEADQGVIGLHQTGLPDEIEPSLSVRFMGIDEQAIISYLVTAYYSAAILVPDALGVLENVEVSRWR; this comes from the coding sequence ATGTCCGTTGGTTCGGTTGGCGACGAGGTCCGCGCGGAGCAGCAGGCCCCGCAGCAGAGTCTCGGCACCGCCGCCGCGCGGAACCTCGCCACGACCACCAAATCGGCCCCGCAGATGCAGGAGATCACCTCCCGGTGGCTGCTGCGGACGCTGCCGTGGGTCCAGGTGCAGGGCGGCACGTACCGGGTGAACCGGAGGCTCAGCTACTCCGTGGGTGACGGCCGCGTCACCTTCGTCCAGACCGGAGAGCGCGTCGCGGTGATCCCCGCCGAACTCGGCGAACTCCCCGCACTGCGAGGCTACGAGGACGAGGCCGCGCTGACCGAGCTCGCGGCCCGCTGCACCCAGCGGGAGTACGCGGCGGGCGAGACCATCGCCGTGGCGGGCGCCCCCACCGACCGGGTGTACCTCCTCGCGCACGGTCGCATCGAGCAGATCGGCGAGGGGCCCTACGGCGACGAGGCCGTGCTCGGCGTCCTCGCCGACGGCGCCTACCTCGGCGAGGACGCCCTGCTCCAGGAGGACGCCACCTGGGACTGGACCGCCAGGGCCGCCACCGCCTGCACGGTCCTGGAGCTCACCCGGGACGACGTGCGGAACCTCGCGGAGCGCGCCGGCTCGCTCGCCGCCCACCTCGCGGGCGTGGCCTCCGCCCCCGACCGGAGCACCAACACCTACGGCGAGGCCGCGATCGACCTCTCCGCCGGCCACGTCGGCGAGGCGGTCGTCCCGCACACCTACGTCGACTACGACGCCTCGCCCCGTGAGTACGAGCTGAGCGTCGCCCAGACCGTGCTGAAGGTCCACAGCCGCGTCGCCGACCTCTACAACCAGCCGATGAACCAGACCGAGCAGCAGTTGCGGCTCACGGTCGAGGCGCTCCGCGAGCGCCAGGAGCACGAGCTCGTCAACAACAAGGAGTTCGGCCTCCTCTCCAACTGCGACTACGGGCAGCGGCTCCAGCCGCACGACGGCGTCCCCAGCCCGGACGACATGGACGAGCTGCTCTCCCGCCGCCGGGGCTCCAAGATGTTCCTCGCCCACCCCCGCGCCATCGCCGCCTTCGGCCGCGAGCTCAACAAGCGCGGACTCGTGCCCGAGACGATCGAGATCGCGGGCAACCGCATCCCGACCTGGCGCGGTGTGCCGATCTACCCGTGCAACAAGATCCCGGTCTCGGACGCCCGGACCACCTCGATCATCTGCATGCGTACCGGCGAGGCCGACCAGGGCGTCATCGGTCTGCACCAGACCGGCCTCCCCGACGAGATCGAGCCCAGCCTCTCCGTCCGCTTCATGGGCATCGACGAGCAGGCGATCATCTCCTACCTGGTCACGGCCTACTACTCGGCGGCGATCCTCGTCCCGGACGCCCTCGGCGTCCTGGAGAACGTCGAGGTCAGCCGCTGGCGTTGA
- a CDS encoding sensor histidine kinase, translating into MNDLVRQHTALSDSDLEWLHLLVSEWQLLSDLSFADLVLWVPTLDGTRYVSVAQMRPNTGPTSYQDDMVGHLVPRGRRPLLDAALDEGRIVREGDPEWREEVPVRVESIPVRREGRVLGVIARNTNLLTVRTPSRLELTYLQSASDLAQMIAAGTFPFAGEQVDMDSSPRAGDGLVRLDAEGVVQYASPNALSAYHRLGLAADLVGQELGQITAELAPSRGPVDEALVKLASGYAPREFEVEGNGGVIQLRAIPLKPKGTRIGSLVLLRDVTELRRRERELITKDATIREIHHRVKNNLQTVAALLRLQARRMDSDRGREALNEAVRRVGSIAIVHETLSQNLDERVQFDEIADRVIAMVAEISPGKVTCRRNGRFGILDAEVATPLSMVLTEILQNALEHAFAQGEQGTVEVSAVRSETRTDARLLITVQDDGRGLPEGFDPQRAGNLGLQIVRTLVEGELGGSFDMLPGAERGTKVVLDIPVQPQK; encoded by the coding sequence ATGAACGACCTCGTCCGCCAGCACACCGCCCTGAGCGACTCCGACCTCGAGTGGCTCCATCTGCTGGTGTCGGAGTGGCAGCTGCTCTCCGACCTCTCCTTCGCCGACCTCGTCCTCTGGGTCCCGACCCTCGACGGCACGCGGTACGTCTCCGTCGCCCAGATGCGGCCCAACACCGGCCCGACCTCCTACCAGGACGACATGGTCGGCCATCTGGTCCCGCGCGGCCGCCGCCCGCTGCTCGACGCCGCCCTCGACGAGGGCCGGATCGTCCGCGAGGGCGACCCGGAGTGGCGCGAGGAGGTCCCGGTGCGGGTCGAGTCCATCCCCGTGCGCCGCGAGGGCCGGGTCCTCGGCGTCATCGCCCGCAACACCAACCTGCTGACCGTCCGCACCCCCTCCCGGCTGGAGCTCACCTACCTCCAGTCGGCCTCCGACCTCGCCCAGATGATCGCCGCCGGAACGTTCCCCTTCGCCGGCGAGCAGGTCGACATGGACTCCTCGCCGCGCGCCGGCGACGGTCTCGTCCGTCTCGATGCCGAGGGCGTCGTCCAGTACGCCTCGCCCAATGCCCTCTCCGCGTACCACCGTCTCGGCCTCGCCGCCGACCTGGTCGGCCAGGAACTCGGTCAGATCACCGCCGAACTCGCCCCCTCCCGGGGCCCGGTGGACGAGGCCCTGGTCAAGCTGGCCTCCGGCTACGCGCCCCGCGAGTTCGAGGTCGAGGGCAACGGCGGCGTGATCCAGCTGCGGGCGATCCCGCTCAAGCCCAAGGGGACCCGCATCGGTTCGCTCGTCCTGCTCCGGGACGTCACCGAACTGCGCCGCCGCGAGCGCGAGTTGATCACCAAGGACGCCACCATCCGGGAGATCCACCACCGGGTGAAGAACAACCTCCAGACGGTGGCCGCCCTGCTCCGCCTCCAGGCCCGCCGGATGGACTCCGACCGGGGCCGCGAGGCGCTCAACGAGGCCGTGCGGCGCGTCGGTTCGATCGCCATCGTCCATGAGACGCTGTCCCAGAACCTGGACGAGCGGGTGCAGTTCGACGAGATCGCCGACCGGGTCATCGCGATGGTCGCCGAGATCTCCCCGGGCAAGGTCACCTGCCGGCGCAACGGCCGCTTCGGCATCCTCGACGCCGAGGTCGCCACTCCGCTCTCCATGGTCCTCACCGAGATCCTGCAGAACGCGCTCGAACACGCCTTCGCGCAGGGGGAGCAGGGCACGGTCGAGGTCAGCGCCGTCCGGAGCGAGACCCGGACGGACGCCCGGCTCCTGATCACGGTCCAGGACGACGGCCGCGGCCTGCCCGAGGGCTTCGACCCGCAGCGCGCCGGCAACCTCGGCCTGCAGATCGTACGGACCCTGGTGGAAGGGGAGTTGGGCGGTTCCTTCGACATGCTGCCGGGCGCCGAGCGCGGCACGAAGGTGGTCCTCGACATCCCCGTACAGCCGCAGAAATAA
- a CDS encoding SDR family oxidoreductase, giving the protein MGVLDGRLTGKTALVTGGSRGIGRGIAERLGREGARVAVHYGTNEAAAKDTVAAIEEAGGSAFALGQELGVPGDAAALWRAFDAQADGLDILVNNAGIGASQPFATIGDEEYDRIFAVNTKAPFFLAQLGAERLRDGGRIVNISTGLSRAAAMPDLIAYAMSKGALDVFTRYLSKVLGPRGITVNAVAPGIVDTDINAGWLRGNEEAWAGAAAMATLGAVGTPPEIADVVAFLASDDARWVTGDWIDVTGGSLA; this is encoded by the coding sequence ATGGGCGTGCTCGACGGAAGGCTGACCGGGAAGACGGCACTGGTCACGGGCGGGAGCCGGGGCATCGGACGGGGGATCGCCGAGCGGCTCGGACGCGAGGGCGCGCGGGTCGCGGTGCACTACGGGACGAACGAGGCGGCGGCGAAGGACACGGTCGCCGCGATCGAGGAGGCCGGCGGCTCCGCCTTCGCCCTGGGCCAGGAGCTGGGGGTGCCGGGGGACGCGGCGGCGCTCTGGCGGGCCTTCGACGCGCAGGCGGACGGCCTGGACATCCTGGTGAACAACGCGGGAATCGGGGCGTCGCAGCCGTTCGCGACGATCGGCGACGAGGAGTACGACCGGATCTTCGCGGTCAACACGAAGGCGCCCTTCTTCCTGGCGCAGCTGGGGGCGGAGCGACTGCGGGACGGCGGCCGGATCGTCAACATCTCGACGGGCCTGAGCCGGGCGGCGGCCATGCCGGACCTGATCGCGTACGCGATGTCGAAGGGCGCGCTCGACGTCTTCACCCGCTATCTGTCGAAGGTCCTCGGCCCGCGCGGGATCACGGTCAACGCGGTGGCGCCGGGGATCGTGGACACGGACATCAACGCCGGGTGGCTGCGGGGGAACGAGGAGGCCTGGGCGGGGGCGGCGGCGATGGCGACGCTGGGCGCGGTCGGGACGCCGCCGGAGATAGCGGACGTGGTGGCCTTCCTGGCCTCCGACGACGCGCGGTGGGTGACGGGCGACTGGATCGACGTGACGGGAGGTTCGCTGGCCTGA
- a CDS encoding N-acetylmuramoyl-L-alanine amidase: MASPMSANRFLGALRDEGLAVVQVGDWSTHNRNHKGPWGPVHGVMIHHTVTRGTAHTVRICRDGYESLPGPLCHGVIAKDGTVHLVGYGRANHAGLGDDEVLRAVIAERRLPPDDEATTDGNRHFYGFECENLGDGEDPWPKVQLEAIAKAAAAVCRAHGWTHRSVIGHREWQPGKVDPRGFTMASMRERIADLLR, from the coding sequence ATGGCCTCACCCATGTCCGCGAACAGGTTCCTCGGCGCGCTGCGCGACGAGGGCCTCGCGGTCGTCCAGGTCGGCGACTGGTCCACCCACAACCGCAACCACAAGGGCCCCTGGGGCCCGGTGCACGGCGTGATGATCCACCACACCGTGACCCGCGGCACCGCCCACACCGTCCGGATCTGCCGGGACGGTTACGAGTCCCTCCCGGGGCCCCTCTGCCACGGCGTGATCGCCAAGGACGGCACGGTCCACCTCGTCGGCTACGGGCGCGCCAACCACGCGGGGCTCGGCGACGACGAGGTCCTCCGGGCGGTCATCGCCGAGCGGCGGCTGCCGCCGGACGACGAGGCCACCACGGACGGCAACCGGCACTTCTACGGCTTCGAGTGCGAGAACCTCGGCGACGGCGAGGACCCGTGGCCGAAGGTCCAGCTGGAGGCCATCGCGAAGGCGGCGGCCGCCGTCTGCCGGGCGCACGGCTGGACGCACCGCTCGGTCATCGGGCACCGGGAGTGGCAGCCGGGCAAGGTGGACCCGCGCGGGTTCACGATGGCGTCGATGCGGGAGCGGATCGCCGACCTGCTGCGCTGA
- a CDS encoding RNA polymerase sigma factor SigF, with product MRSGDATAGIPEQQARPNRVATEQADQMSEHEQHPEVPETPGVSEAPARPGTPAPDGAGAVGAVGAASAAEKTEDGDEDDEGPDAHAVPDPHDRSGARALFVRLRELPEGSPEKAELRNRLVRMHLPLVEHLARRFRNRGEPLDDLTQVATIGLIKSVDRFDPERGVEFSTYATPTVVGEIKRHFRDKGWAVRVPRRLQELRLSLTTATAELSQQHGRSPTVHELAERLGISEEEVLEGLESANAYSTLSLDVPDTDDESPAVADTLGAEDEALEGVEYRESLKPLLEDLPPREKRILLLRFFGNMTQSQIAQEVGISQMHVSRLLARTLAQLREKLLVEE from the coding sequence GTGAGGAGCGGGGACGCGACGGCCGGCATCCCTGAGCAGCAGGCGCGGCCGAACAGGGTCGCTACGGAGCAGGCGGACCAGATGAGCGAGCACGAGCAGCACCCCGAGGTTCCCGAGACACCGGGGGTCTCCGAGGCCCCCGCGCGTCCCGGGACGCCGGCCCCCGACGGGGCCGGGGCGGTCGGGGCGGTCGGGGCGGCTTCGGCGGCGGAGAAGACCGAGGACGGCGACGAGGACGACGAGGGGCCGGACGCCCACGCCGTCCCGGACCCGCACGACCGGAGCGGCGCCCGCGCCCTCTTCGTCCGGCTGCGCGAGCTGCCCGAGGGGTCCCCGGAGAAGGCGGAGCTGCGCAACCGGCTGGTGCGCATGCACCTGCCGCTGGTGGAGCACCTGGCCCGGCGCTTCCGCAACCGCGGCGAGCCGCTGGACGACCTGACGCAGGTGGCGACGATCGGCCTGATCAAGTCGGTCGACCGGTTCGACCCGGAGCGCGGGGTGGAGTTCTCCACGTACGCGACGCCGACGGTGGTCGGCGAGATCAAGCGCCACTTCCGTGACAAGGGGTGGGCGGTCCGGGTGCCGCGCCGGCTCCAGGAGCTGCGGCTCTCGCTGACCACGGCGACGGCGGAGCTCTCGCAGCAGCACGGCCGCTCGCCTACGGTGCACGAGCTGGCGGAGCGGCTCGGGATCTCCGAGGAGGAGGTCCTGGAGGGGCTGGAGTCGGCCAACGCCTACTCGACGCTCTCCCTGGACGTCCCGGACACGGACGACGAGTCGCCGGCGGTGGCGGACACGCTGGGTGCGGAGGACGAGGCCCTGGAGGGGGTCGAGTACCGGGAGTCGCTCAAGCCGCTCCTGGAGGACCTGCCGCCACGGGAGAAGCGGATCCTGCTGCTTCGTTTCTTCGGGAACATGACCCAGTCGCAGATCGCGCAGGAGGTGGGCATCTCGCAGATGCACGTCTCCCGGCTGCTCGCCCGGACGCTCGCCCAGCTGCGGGAGAAGCTCCTCGTCGAGGAGTGA
- a CDS encoding UBP-type zinc finger domain-containing protein: MSECPHLAEMPRPEPAPLADTCPECLADGTHPVQLRLCLSCGHVGCCDSSAGRHATGHFSSTGHPVMRTFEPGESWRWCFVDGSIV; the protein is encoded by the coding sequence ATGAGCGAGTGCCCTCACCTGGCCGAAATGCCGCGCCCCGAACCGGCGCCGCTGGCCGACACCTGTCCCGAGTGCCTGGCGGACGGCACGCATCCGGTCCAGCTGCGGCTCTGTCTGAGCTGCGGGCACGTGGGCTGCTGCGACTCCTCGGCGGGGAGGCACGCGACGGGGCACTTCTCCTCGACGGGGCATCCGGTGATGCGGACCTTCGAGCCGGGCGAGTCCTGGCGCTGGTGCTTCGTCGACGGTTCGATCGTCTGA
- a CDS encoding anti-sigma regulatory factor, whose product MSQIAGEPGTQDFVEVRLPAAGAYLSVLRTATAGLAARLDFTLDEIEDLRIAVDEACAILLQQAVPGSVLSCVFRLIDDSLDVTVSAPTTDGRAPERDTFAWTVLSALAGKVESSVADDRTVSISLYKQRGAGPGPA is encoded by the coding sequence GTGTCCCAGATCGCAGGCGAGCCCGGGACCCAGGACTTCGTGGAAGTCCGGCTGCCCGCTGCGGGTGCCTATCTGTCCGTGCTGCGTACGGCCACGGCCGGCCTCGCGGCGCGCTTGGACTTCACCCTCGACGAGATCGAGGACTTGCGGATCGCGGTCGACGAGGCCTGCGCCATCCTGCTCCAGCAGGCCGTGCCGGGATCCGTCCTCAGCTGCGTCTTCCGGCTGATCGACGACTCGCTCGACGTGACGGTCTCCGCCCCGACGACGGACGGCAGGGCGCCCGAGCGGGACACCTTCGCGTGGACCGTGCTGTCGGCGCTGGCCGGGAAGGTGGAGTCGTCGGTGGCCGATGACCGTACGGTCTCGATCAGCCTGTACAAACAGCGCGGCGCGGGGCCAGGCCCGGCGTGA
- a CDS encoding Na+/H+ antiporter: MDALQLVALVAASAAVAGFARRSPVPAPLLLVAVGLAASYVPGVPDYTLDPHIVLPVILPPLLYTAAVESSYLDLRANIRPVALLSVGYVLFATVAVGWLAYILVPDLPLTAALVLGAVIAPPDAVAATAIARRLGLPNRITTILQGESLVNDATAITAYKVALAAAVGEGVSWAGGFGEFALAAIGGIGVGLVLMVPIHWLRTHLREALLQNTLSLLIPFIAYAAAEEVGASGVLAVVVVGLFLGHKAWKVDFATRLQEEAVWKMVAFVLESSVFALIGLQLPYVVEGLGRYGIGEAAWYAAGVFVAVVVVRFVWVYPATFLPRWISSGIREREPEVDWRAPLVVGWAGMRGVVSLAIAFSIPVVTDGVDFPARNLVLFLTFTTVIGTLVVQGLTLPPLIRLLKLPGRDRYAETLAEAQAQSEASRAAEERLDALLADERNALPKPLADRLRTVLERRRNAVWERLGAVNEITGETADDTYRRLSREVIDAEREVFVQLRDARRIDDEMMRTLLRRLDLEEAAAYREMDD, from the coding sequence ATGGACGCACTACAGCTGGTGGCACTGGTGGCGGCGAGCGCCGCCGTGGCCGGGTTCGCCCGCAGGTCCCCGGTGCCCGCCCCGCTGCTGCTCGTCGCGGTCGGCCTCGCCGCCTCGTACGTCCCGGGGGTCCCCGACTACACCCTCGACCCGCACATCGTGCTCCCGGTGATCCTGCCCCCGCTCCTCTACACGGCCGCCGTCGAATCCTCGTACCTCGACCTGCGGGCCAACATCCGGCCCGTCGCGCTGCTCTCCGTCGGGTACGTCCTCTTCGCCACCGTGGCCGTGGGCTGGCTCGCCTACATCCTCGTGCCCGACCTGCCGCTCACCGCCGCCCTGGTGCTCGGCGCCGTGATCGCCCCGCCGGACGCGGTCGCCGCCACCGCCATCGCCCGCAGGCTCGGCCTGCCGAACCGGATCACCACGATCCTCCAGGGCGAGTCCCTCGTGAACGACGCCACCGCGATCACCGCGTACAAGGTCGCCCTCGCGGCCGCCGTCGGCGAGGGCGTCAGCTGGGCCGGCGGCTTCGGGGAGTTCGCGCTCGCGGCGATCGGCGGCATCGGCGTCGGTCTGGTCCTGATGGTCCCGATCCACTGGCTCCGCACGCATCTGCGCGAGGCCCTCCTCCAGAACACCCTGTCCCTGCTCATCCCGTTCATCGCGTACGCCGCCGCCGAGGAGGTCGGCGCCTCCGGCGTGCTCGCGGTCGTCGTGGTCGGCCTCTTCCTCGGCCACAAGGCCTGGAAGGTCGACTTCGCGACCCGGCTCCAGGAGGAGGCCGTCTGGAAGATGGTCGCCTTCGTCCTGGAGTCCTCCGTCTTCGCCCTGATCGGCCTCCAGCTGCCGTACGTCGTCGAGGGACTCGGCCGGTACGGCATCGGGGAGGCGGCCTGGTACGCGGCCGGGGTCTTCGTCGCCGTGGTCGTCGTCCGGTTCGTCTGGGTCTACCCGGCGACCTTCCTGCCCCGCTGGATCTCCTCGGGCATCCGGGAGCGGGAGCCCGAGGTGGACTGGCGGGCACCGCTCGTCGTCGGCTGGGCCGGCATGCGCGGCGTGGTCTCCCTGGCCATCGCCTTCTCCATCCCCGTCGTCACCGACGGGGTGGACTTCCCGGCCCGGAACCTCGTCCTCTTCCTCACCTTCACCACCGTGATCGGCACCCTCGTGGTGCAGGGCCTCACCCTGCCGCCCCTGATCCGGCTCCTGAAGCTCCCCGGACGCGACCGGTACGCCGAGACCCTGGCCGAGGCGCAGGCCCAGAGCGAGGCCTCGCGGGCCGCCGAGGAACGCCTCGACGCGCTCCTCGCCGACGAGCGCAACGCCCTGCCGAAGCCCCTCGCCGACCGGCTGCGCACGGTCCTGGAGCGTCGCCGCAACGCCGTGTGGGAACGCCTCGGCGCGGTCAACGAGATCACGGGGGAGACCGCGGACGACACCTACCGGCGCCTCTCGCGCGAGGTGATCGACGCCGAGCGCGAGGTCTTCGTCCAGCTGCGCGACGCCCGCCGGATCGACGACGAGATGATGCGCACCCTGCTCCGCCGCCTGGACCTGGAGGAGGCGGCGGCCTACCGGGAGATGGACGACTAA
- a CDS encoding diacylglycerol kinase family protein produces MRALLVVNPAATTTSARTRDVLLHALASEMKLEAVTTEYRGHARDLGRRAAEAGNIDLVVALGGDGTVNEVVNGLLHGGPDPDRLPGLAVVPGGSTNVFARALGLPNDAVEATGALLDALRERRTRTVSLGLASGTPGTEDEAVPERWFTFCAGLGFDASVIGRVEQQRERGKRSTHALYLRQVVRQFLGEPNRRHGTITLERPGAEPVEDLVLSIICNTSPWTYLGNRPVYASPEASFETALDVLGLRRLSTPAVARYGAQLLTSTPERGPRGKHAVSLHDLTDFTLHSKVPLPLQMDGDHLGLRTSVTFTGVRRALRVIV; encoded by the coding sequence ATGCGCGCACTTCTCGTGGTCAACCCGGCAGCCACCACCACCAGTGCCCGCACCCGTGATGTGCTCCTCCACGCGCTGGCCAGCGAGATGAAGCTGGAGGCGGTCACCACCGAGTACCGCGGGCACGCGCGCGACCTGGGCCGACGGGCCGCCGAGGCCGGGAACATCGACCTGGTCGTGGCCCTCGGCGGGGACGGCACGGTGAACGAGGTCGTCAACGGGCTGCTGCACGGCGGACCCGATCCGGACCGGCTGCCGGGCCTCGCGGTCGTCCCCGGCGGCTCGACCAACGTCTTCGCCCGCGCCCTGGGACTGCCGAACGACGCCGTCGAGGCGACCGGCGCCCTGCTCGACGCGCTGCGTGAGCGGCGGACACGGACGGTGAGCCTCGGGCTCGCGTCCGGGACGCCGGGCACCGAGGACGAGGCGGTGCCGGAGCGCTGGTTCACGTTCTGTGCCGGGCTCGGTTTCGACGCGAGCGTCATCGGCCGGGTCGAACAGCAGCGCGAGCGCGGGAAGAGATCGACGCACGCCCTCTATCTGCGCCAGGTGGTGCGCCAGTTCCTGGGGGAGCCGAACCGCCGGCACGGCACGATCACCCTGGAGCGCCCCGGCGCGGAGCCGGTCGAGGACCTGGTCCTCTCCATAATCTGCAACACCTCCCCCTGGACCTACCTGGGCAATCGCCCGGTGTACGCGTCCCCGGAGGCGTCCTTCGAGACCGCGCTGGACGTGCTCGGGCTGCGCCGGCTCTCCACCCCGGCGGTGGCCCGTTACGGCGCCCAGCTGCTCACCTCGACCCCGGAGCGGGGTCCGCGCGGCAAGCATGCCGTGTCTCTGCACGACCTGACCGACTTCACCTTGCATTCGAAGGTTCCCCTCCCTCTCCAGATGGACGGAGACCACCTGGGACTGCGTACGAGCGTGACGTTCACAGGCGTACGCCGTGCACTGCGTGTGATTGTGTGA
- a CDS encoding 1-aminocyclopropane-1-carboxylate deaminase/D-cysteine desulfhydrase, producing the protein MNVLDLSRLRPRLPSPLEPVEDERFARRGLTLLLKREDLIHPDLPGNKWRKLALNLREAAGRPVLTFGGAYSNHLRATAAAGRLLGFPTVGVVRGDELAGRPLNPSLARCAADGMRLEFVDRATYRAKNDPATLAALLERAPAGAYVVPEGGSNALAVHGCVELGRELVGAADTVAVACGTGGTLAGLAAGLSPGQRALGVPVLKGGFLGREVRALQEAAFGGPRGEWSLDERFHCGGYARVSPALEAFAQNFEDRHGLAIERLYVAKMLYGLTALAEEGAFPAGTRLAAVITGAPEDGARDAGAPEDGPREAGAPEATSRGAKASEDRPRDTP; encoded by the coding sequence GTGAACGTGCTCGACCTGTCCCGTCTGCGGCCCCGCCTCCCCTCGCCCCTGGAGCCGGTGGAGGACGAGCGCTTCGCCCGGCGCGGTCTCACGCTGCTGCTGAAGCGCGAGGACCTCATCCATCCCGACCTGCCGGGCAACAAGTGGCGCAAGCTCGCGCTCAACCTGCGCGAGGCGGCCGGGCGGCCCGTGCTCACGTTCGGCGGCGCGTACTCCAACCACCTGCGGGCGACGGCCGCCGCCGGCCGGCTGCTCGGCTTCCCGACGGTCGGGGTGGTCCGCGGCGACGAGCTGGCGGGGCGGCCGCTCAACCCCTCGCTCGCGCGGTGCGCGGCGGACGGGATGCGGCTGGAGTTCGTGGACCGGGCCACGTACCGCGCGAAGAACGACCCGGCCACGCTCGCGGCGCTCCTGGAGCGGGCCCCCGCGGGCGCGTACGTGGTCCCGGAGGGCGGCAGCAACGCGCTCGCCGTCCACGGGTGCGTGGAGCTGGGCCGTGAGCTCGTCGGCGCGGCTGACACGGTCGCGGTCGCCTGCGGCACGGGCGGCACCCTGGCGGGGCTCGCGGCCGGGCTCTCCCCGGGGCAGCGGGCGCTGGGCGTCCCGGTCCTCAAGGGCGGCTTCCTCGGCCGGGAGGTGCGCGCCCTCCAGGAGGCGGCCTTCGGCGGGCCGCGCGGGGAGTGGAGCCTGGACGAGCGTTTCCACTGCGGGGGCTACGCGCGCGTGTCCCCCGCTCTGGAGGCGTTCGCACAGAACTTCGAGGATCGGCATGGACTCGCCATCGAGCGGCTGTATGTCGCCAAAATGCTGTACGGCCTGACGGCCCTCGCGGAGGAGGGCGCCTTCCCGGCGGGCACCCGGCTCGCGGCGGTGATCACGGGGGCGCCGGAGGACGGGGCACGAGATGCCGGGGCGCCGGAGGACGGACCGCGGGAGGCCGGGGCGCCGGAGGCCACGTCGAGGGGCGCCAAGGCGTCGGAGGACAGGCCCCGGGACACCCCTTAG